A single region of the Actinoplanes sp. SE50/110 genome encodes:
- a CDS encoding diiron oxygenase: protein MTVTDRDRTASRLLRSSAEHSYDPEIEIDWDAPFVEGKYFVPVHRSSLYGTALWDRLTEQQRIELTKHEVASIAGLGVWFETILMQLLVRGYYRQDPTSPHAQYALTEIGDECRHSIMFGKMIARLDTPVYRPDGINQFLGTWIAHTATGPRMFAAILIAEEILDTLQREAMADETVQPLVRMVSRIHVVEEARHVRFAREELARQIRLAGKSRLAFDRLVIARAAYLTGTRLIDPRVYRAVGIDPEEGRRVARANPYHRETMRWAGERIVGYLSDLDLIGGGPAKALWKASGLLPR from the coding sequence ATGACAGTGACTGACCGGGACCGCACCGCCAGCCGGCTGCTGCGCTCCTCCGCCGAGCACTCCTACGACCCGGAGATCGAGATCGACTGGGACGCCCCGTTCGTCGAGGGCAAGTACTTCGTCCCGGTGCACCGCTCCAGCCTGTACGGCACCGCGCTCTGGGACCGGCTCACCGAGCAGCAGCGCATCGAACTCACCAAGCACGAGGTCGCCAGCATCGCCGGCCTCGGCGTCTGGTTCGAGACGATCCTGATGCAGCTGCTGGTCCGCGGCTACTACCGGCAGGACCCCACCTCGCCGCACGCCCAGTACGCGCTCACCGAGATCGGCGACGAATGCCGCCACTCGATCATGTTCGGCAAGATGATCGCCCGGCTCGACACCCCGGTCTACCGCCCCGACGGCATCAACCAGTTCCTCGGCACCTGGATCGCGCACACCGCCACCGGTCCGCGCATGTTCGCCGCCATCCTGATCGCCGAGGAGATCCTGGACACCCTGCAGCGCGAGGCGATGGCCGACGAGACCGTCCAGCCGCTGGTCCGGATGGTCTCCCGGATCCACGTCGTCGAAGAGGCCCGCCACGTCCGTTTCGCCCGCGAGGAACTGGCCCGCCAGATCCGCCTCGCCGGCAAATCCCGGCTCGCCTTCGACCGCCTGGTCATCGCCCGAGCCGCCTACCTCACCGGCACCCGCCTCATCGACCCGCGTGTCTACCGCGCCGTCGGCATCGACCCGGAGGAGGGCCGCCGCGTCGCCCGCGCCAACCCCTACCACCGGGAGACGATGCGCTGGGCCGGCGAACGCATCGTCGGATACCTGTCCGACCTGGACCTCATCGGCGGCGGCCCGGCCAAGGCGCTGTGGAAGGCGAGCGGCCTACTCCCGCGATAA
- a CDS encoding TetR/AcrR family transcriptional regulator: MNSVTPPVNTDGRRGRWDSHREQRRAELTAAAIEAIRQHGPEVGMEAIAAHAGVSKPVLYRYFSDKSELWLAVGQQAGTMVLEAMIPAVASVREERAAIAAAIDVYLTHIEADLNLYRFVVHQPDIARHRDVVADVVDTVASGLARIFGDRLRARGLDSGASLPWAYGVVGYVQSVGDWWLRQQQPISREALGEYLTTFLWGGVAGISRAADMPGGLAAQAEGWLQA; this comes from the coding sequence ATGAACTCGGTCACCCCACCCGTCAACACCGATGGCCGCCGCGGCCGTTGGGACAGTCATCGCGAGCAGCGCCGCGCCGAGCTCACCGCCGCCGCGATAGAGGCGATCCGGCAGCACGGGCCGGAGGTCGGGATGGAGGCGATCGCCGCGCACGCCGGGGTGAGCAAACCGGTGCTCTACCGCTACTTCAGCGACAAGTCGGAGCTGTGGCTCGCGGTCGGGCAGCAGGCCGGCACGATGGTGCTGGAGGCGATGATCCCGGCGGTCGCCTCGGTCCGCGAGGAGCGGGCCGCGATCGCGGCGGCGATCGACGTGTATCTGACGCACATCGAGGCCGATCTCAACCTGTACCGGTTCGTGGTGCACCAACCGGACATCGCCCGGCACCGGGACGTGGTCGCCGACGTGGTGGACACCGTGGCCAGCGGCCTGGCCCGGATCTTCGGCGACCGGCTGCGGGCCCGCGGGCTGGACTCGGGCGCCTCGCTGCCGTGGGCGTACGGGGTGGTCGGCTACGTGCAGTCGGTCGGCGACTGGTGGCTGCGGCAGCAGCAGCCGATCAGCCGGGAGGCGCTCGGCGAATACCTGACGACGTTCCTCTGGGGTGGCGTCGCCGGCATCAGCCGCGCGGCGGACATGCCCGGTGGCCTGGCAGCGCAAGCGGAAGGGTGGTTGCAGGCATGA
- a CDS encoding NAD(P)/FAD-dependent oxidoreductase yields MNHFDMLIIGAGLSGIGAAWRLQDQRPGDTYAILEARDAIGGTWDLFRYPGVRSDSDMFTLSYPFRPWREPESLASGDKIRRYIEETAAEAGITRHIRFGRKVVSAKWSSAEARWTVRTAGGEVYTADFVYACAGYYSYAEGYQPDFAGLGDFRGRVVHPQFWPDDLDFHDRRVVVIGSGATAVTLVPAMAADAAHVTMLQRSPTYVIPQPNRDVVANAARRLLPPHAANRVARAKNVLVTQLFYQLAQRRPKLVRRVLRGVAGRYLRTPGYVDTHFNPRYDPWDQRLCVIPDGDLFRVIADGRASVVTDHVDAFVPEGIRLRSGTVLAADVVVSATGLSLLPVGGVQVSIDGTPVDIGQHAAYRGMMLSGVPNFAYCIGYVNASWTLRADLSHRYVLKLLDHMARHNLAVATPAEPGAAGRPLLDLSSGYVQRALDKFPRQGDRDPWLVRQNYLRDVVATPRADVTQDMRFTPRSAPVPASKVV; encoded by the coding sequence ATGAACCACTTCGACATGCTGATCATCGGCGCCGGGCTCTCCGGGATCGGGGCCGCCTGGCGGCTGCAGGACCAGCGGCCCGGCGACACCTACGCGATCCTCGAGGCGCGGGACGCGATCGGCGGCACCTGGGACCTGTTCCGCTACCCCGGGGTGCGATCCGATTCGGACATGTTCACGCTGTCGTATCCGTTCCGGCCGTGGCGGGAGCCGGAGTCGCTGGCGTCCGGCGACAAGATCCGGCGGTACATCGAGGAGACCGCGGCGGAGGCCGGAATCACCCGGCACATCCGGTTCGGGCGCAAGGTCGTCAGTGCGAAGTGGTCGTCGGCCGAGGCCCGCTGGACGGTGCGGACCGCCGGCGGCGAGGTTTACACCGCCGATTTCGTGTACGCGTGTGCCGGCTACTACAGCTATGCCGAGGGCTATCAGCCCGACTTCGCGGGGCTCGGGGACTTCCGTGGCCGCGTCGTACATCCGCAATTCTGGCCGGACGATCTCGATTTCCACGACCGGAGGGTCGTGGTGATCGGCAGCGGGGCGACCGCTGTCACCCTGGTGCCGGCGATGGCCGCGGACGCCGCGCACGTCACCATGCTGCAGCGCTCACCCACCTACGTGATCCCGCAGCCGAACCGCGACGTGGTCGCGAACGCGGCCCGCAGGCTGCTGCCGCCGCACGCCGCGAACCGGGTGGCCCGGGCCAAGAACGTGCTGGTCACGCAGCTGTTCTACCAACTCGCCCAGCGACGCCCGAAGCTGGTCCGGCGGGTGCTGCGGGGCGTGGCCGGGCGCTATCTGCGCACCCCGGGATACGTCGACACGCACTTCAACCCGCGGTACGACCCGTGGGACCAGCGGCTCTGCGTGATCCCGGACGGCGACCTGTTCCGGGTGATCGCGGACGGCCGGGCCTCGGTGGTGACCGACCACGTCGACGCGTTCGTGCCCGAGGGGATCCGGCTGAGGTCCGGCACCGTGCTGGCGGCGGACGTGGTCGTCTCGGCGACCGGCCTGTCCCTGCTGCCGGTCGGCGGCGTTCAGGTGAGCATCGATGGAACGCCCGTCGATATCGGTCAGCACGCCGCGTACCGCGGGATGATGCTGTCCGGGGTGCCGAACTTCGCGTACTGCATCGGATACGTCAACGCCTCCTGGACGCTGCGCGCCGACCTCTCGCACCGCTATGTGCTCAAGCTGCTCGACCACATGGCCCGCCACAACCTGGCCGTGGCCACCCCCGCCGAACCCGGCGCGGCCGGCCGGCCGCTGCTCGACCTGAGCTCCGGATACGTCCAGCGGGCCCTCGACAAGTTCCCGCGCCAGGGCGACCGGGACCCGTGGCTGGTCCGGCAGAACTACCTGCGGGACGTGGTCGCCACCCCGCGCGCCGACGTCACCCAGGACATGCGTTTCACCCCGCGCTCCGCCCCCGTCCCTGCTTCCAAGGTGGTCTGA
- a CDS encoding SDR family oxidoreductase yields MPRLDPYRFAGRTAVLTGAASGIGEQLAYGLAQRGSHLILADVDAARLDPVAARIRSAHPALSVETVVADLSDRSAVDAVAARVPAAIGLLINNAGVALGGRFDQVSVDQFEHVMNVNFRAPMLLTHALLPALTATPGGHLVNVSSLFGLIAPPGQSAYCASKFALRGLSESLRGELFENGVGVTTVHPGGIRTRIAESALIGEGVPESDIAPTRKLFAALLSFPAEKAAEQILRATEKRKARLLIAANAKGPDLLQRMLPVGSGTIIRALTAATVKTAGRAKAGATR; encoded by the coding sequence ATGCCCCGACTCGATCCCTACCGGTTCGCCGGTCGCACCGCCGTGCTCACCGGCGCGGCCAGCGGCATCGGTGAACAGCTCGCCTACGGCCTGGCCCAGCGCGGCAGCCACCTGATCCTGGCCGACGTCGACGCCGCCCGGCTCGACCCGGTCGCCGCCCGGATCCGCTCCGCCCACCCGGCACTCTCGGTCGAGACGGTCGTCGCCGACCTGTCCGACCGGTCCGCTGTCGACGCCGTCGCGGCCCGGGTGCCGGCCGCCATCGGACTGCTGATCAACAATGCCGGTGTCGCCCTCGGCGGGCGCTTCGACCAGGTCAGCGTCGACCAGTTCGAGCATGTGATGAACGTGAACTTCCGCGCCCCGATGCTGCTGACGCACGCGCTGCTGCCCGCCCTGACCGCCACCCCGGGCGGCCACCTGGTGAACGTCTCCAGTCTCTTCGGGCTGATCGCGCCGCCCGGGCAGAGTGCCTACTGCGCCAGCAAGTTCGCGCTGCGCGGTCTCAGCGAATCGCTGCGCGGCGAGCTGTTCGAGAACGGGGTCGGCGTCACCACGGTGCACCCCGGCGGCATCCGCACCCGGATCGCGGAGAGCGCACTGATCGGCGAGGGCGTGCCGGAATCGGACATCGCGCCGACCCGCAAACTGTTCGCCGCGCTGCTCTCCTTCCCCGCCGAGAAGGCCGCCGAGCAGATCCTGCGGGCCACCGAGAAACGCAAGGCCCGGCTGCTGATCGCGGCCAACGCGAAAGGCCCCGACCTGCTGCAACGCATGCTCCCGGTCGGCTCCGGCACCATCATCAGGGCGCTCACCGCCGCCACGGTCAAGACCGCGGGGCGCGCCAAGGCGGGTGCCACCCGATGA
- a CDS encoding alpha/beta fold hydrolase: MNYLDVRGSRIRFHETGDPAAPPVVLLHGIGRSLEDWSLQHPRFDSDYRVISIDMPGFGLSRRVPATTTLPVLADAVWATLDELGETRPVHLMGNSLGGAVSMTMLAGTPDRVTTLTLVNSAGFGKEVTWALRVMALPGLGRTMLRNIDKRTAPRVERTLFRDRALVTPERVEMAIRIAQQPDFAPVYLEVAKALGGLRGVAAPWRTALLASMAGLTTPTMIVWGDRDMILPSHHMAAARAAFPHAQSHMFPETGHMPQIERPDEFAALVRPMLAAVPA, from the coding sequence ATGAATTACCTGGACGTACGCGGTTCCCGCATCCGTTTCCACGAGACCGGCGACCCGGCCGCCCCGCCGGTGGTGCTGCTCCACGGGATCGGGCGCAGCCTGGAGGACTGGTCACTGCAACACCCCCGGTTCGACTCGGACTATCGGGTGATCAGCATCGACATGCCGGGGTTCGGGCTGTCCCGGCGGGTGCCGGCCACCACCACCCTGCCGGTGCTGGCCGACGCGGTGTGGGCGACGCTGGACGAGCTCGGCGAAACTCGACCGGTGCACCTGATGGGCAACTCGCTGGGCGGCGCGGTGTCGATGACGATGCTGGCCGGCACCCCGGATCGGGTGACGACGCTGACCCTGGTGAACAGCGCCGGCTTCGGCAAGGAGGTCACCTGGGCGCTGCGCGTGATGGCCCTGCCCGGCCTGGGTCGCACGATGCTGCGCAACATCGACAAGCGCACCGCCCCCCGGGTCGAGCGAACCCTGTTCCGCGACCGCGCGCTGGTCACCCCGGAACGGGTGGAGATGGCCATCCGGATCGCCCAGCAGCCCGACTTCGCCCCGGTGTACCTGGAGGTCGCCAAGGCCCTGGGCGGCCTCCGCGGCGTAGCAGCCCCCTGGCGGACCGCGCTGCTCGCCTCCATGGCCGGCCTCACCACCCCCACCATGATCGTGTGGGGCGACCGCGACATGATCCTGCCCAGCCACCACATGGCCGCGGCCCGGGCCGCTTTCCCGCATGCCCAGTCGCACATGTTCCCGGAGACCGGGCACATGCCCCAGATCGAACGCCCCGACGAGTTCGCGGCCCTGGTCCGCCCCATGCTCGCCGCGGTCCCCGCCTGA
- a CDS encoding DUF4873 domain-containing protein, translating into MTDEEEYRGPALLRIEGSEFPVDIRMSSHFEPIEGRFRWAGRTNPVDELRERVSGGLRKATIAIPGAPDTAVRLSEPDPWGGVRISGTGTPPWFPAVPA; encoded by the coding sequence ATGACCGATGAGGAGGAGTACCGGGGCCCGGCACTTCTGAGGATCGAGGGAAGTGAGTTCCCCGTCGACATCCGGATGTCGTCGCACTTCGAGCCGATCGAGGGGCGGTTCCGCTGGGCGGGGCGCACCAACCCGGTCGACGAGCTGCGGGAACGGGTCAGCGGCGGGTTGCGCAAGGCGACCATCGCGATTCCGGGAGCACCCGACACCGCGGTGCGGTTGAGCGAGCCGGACCCGTGGGGCGGGGTCCGGATCAGCGGGACGGGCACTCCCCCGTGGTTCCCGGCGGTGCCGGCATGA